Proteins encoded within one genomic window of Verrucomicrobiia bacterium:
- the carB gene encoding carbamoyl-phosphate synthase large subunit, translating into MPRRTDIHSILLIGSGPIVIGQGCEFDYSGVQACKALREEGFRVILVNSNPATIMTDPEFADATYIEPITVEVVEKIIAKEKPDALLPTLGGQTALNTAMALSEKGILKKYGVKLIGANEEAIRKGEDRQLFKEAMQKIGLDVPLSGIAHSLEEAREVAKKIGRMPLIIRPAFTLGGSGGGVAYHFEEFESIVAQGLALSPVSEVLIEESLIGWKEFEMEVMRDRADNCVIICSIENFDPMGVHTGDSITVAPIQTLSDKEYQAMRDASFAVIREIGVETGGSNIQFAIHPENGRMIVIEMNPRVSRSSALASKATGYPIAKIAAKLAVGYTLDELKNDITQETPASFEPTIDYVVTKIPRFTFEKFPDADPTLTTAMKSVGEAMSIGRTFKESFQKALRSLEVGAWGLSGGKQGGDTIFSKEDIEKKIKTPCAERVFYLRHAFRAGMSLEVIYELTHIDRWFLKHIEQLVQEEEKIRCQGLNSKESILRAKQLGFSDRQLAHFTNQTESDIRKKRYAEKILPSYRLVDTCAAEFEAYTPYYYSTYDCQEDEVRKSDKKKVMILGGGPNRIGQGIEFDYCCVHASFALKELGYETIMVNSNPETVSTDYDTSDKLFFEPLTLEDVLHIYEREQCWGVIVQFGGQTPLNLATGLAANGVNILGTSVENIEAAEDRKLFQQMLKQLNLKQPPNETITSESEALRAAERVGYPLLMRPSFVLGGRAMRIVYSDEEVKTYLKEAVEVSSERPVLMDRFLEDAIEVDVDCVSDGEITVIGAVMQHIEQAGVHSGDSACVIPAFSLSEKALREIREATKKMAQALKVKGLMNVQFAVKEDEIYVLEVNPRASRTVPFVSKAIGVPLAKLAAKVMAGQSLKKLKFTEEIVPKYFSVKEAVFPFAKFKQVDILLGPEMKSTGEVMGMDDSLGMAYAKSQMAAQPALPAQGKVFFAINSKDEPQLRTLAQKLLDLHFSLCAYDETADFFEKNNIPFQRLTHANQGNSSVLELLKQGEICLIINTPSSSVQRQEERQFRTLAYHRKVPVMTTIPGAQAAIHGMTELKYANFTVKSLQEYF; encoded by the coding sequence ATGCCGCGACGCACTGATATTCATTCGATTTTACTCATTGGTTCTGGGCCTATTGTTATTGGGCAAGGATGCGAATTTGATTACTCTGGCGTGCAAGCTTGTAAAGCGCTACGGGAAGAAGGATTTCGCGTCATTTTAGTTAATAGCAATCCGGCCACCATTATGACCGATCCGGAATTTGCCGATGCGACTTATATTGAACCGATCACGGTTGAAGTGGTGGAAAAAATTATCGCTAAGGAAAAACCGGATGCTTTGCTGCCAACATTAGGCGGTCAAACGGCTTTAAATACTGCCATGGCATTATCGGAAAAAGGCATTTTAAAAAAATATGGTGTGAAATTAATCGGTGCTAATGAGGAAGCGATTCGCAAAGGAGAAGATCGCCAACTTTTTAAAGAAGCGATGCAAAAAATTGGTTTAGATGTTCCTCTATCTGGCATTGCCCATTCACTCGAGGAAGCTCGCGAAGTAGCGAAAAAGATCGGCCGAATGCCGTTAATTATTCGTCCTGCTTTTACTTTAGGTGGCAGTGGCGGAGGTGTGGCTTATCATTTTGAAGAGTTTGAATCTATCGTCGCCCAAGGGTTGGCGTTATCACCCGTCAGTGAAGTGTTAATTGAAGAATCGCTTATTGGTTGGAAAGAGTTTGAAATGGAGGTGATGCGAGATCGTGCCGATAATTGCGTGATTATTTGTTCGATTGAAAATTTTGATCCTATGGGAGTTCATACGGGTGACAGTATCACAGTGGCTCCAATTCAAACGCTTTCGGATAAAGAATATCAAGCTATGCGTGATGCTTCGTTTGCGGTAATCCGCGAAATTGGCGTAGAAACCGGTGGCTCTAATATTCAATTTGCGATTCATCCAGAAAATGGTCGCATGATTGTGATCGAAATGAATCCTCGCGTTTCACGATCATCAGCTTTGGCTTCAAAAGCAACGGGTTATCCCATAGCCAAAATCGCAGCAAAATTGGCAGTGGGTTATACTTTGGACGAGTTAAAAAATGATATCACTCAAGAAACGCCAGCCAGTTTTGAGCCGACCATTGATTATGTTGTAACAAAAATTCCGCGTTTTACTTTTGAAAAATTTCCCGACGCTGATCCGACGCTAACTACGGCAATGAAAAGTGTTGGAGAAGCGATGTCAATTGGTCGCACGTTTAAAGAATCATTTCAAAAGGCGTTACGCTCTTTAGAGGTGGGGGCTTGGGGCTTGAGCGGTGGTAAACAAGGTGGTGACACTATTTTTTCAAAAGAAGATATTGAAAAAAAAATAAAAACTCCTTGTGCAGAACGGGTATTTTATTTGAGACATGCTTTTCGAGCTGGGATGTCGTTGGAGGTTATTTATGAGTTAACTCATATTGATCGTTGGTTTTTAAAACATATTGAGCAACTGGTTCAAGAAGAAGAAAAGATTCGGTGTCAGGGACTCAATAGTAAGGAATCTATTTTAAGGGCAAAGCAGTTAGGATTTTCAGATCGGCAATTGGCCCATTTCACCAATCAAACGGAGTCTGATATTCGAAAAAAACGTTATGCAGAAAAAATTTTACCCAGTTATCGTTTAGTGGATACTTGTGCTGCGGAGTTTGAGGCTTATACCCCTTATTATTACTCCACTTACGATTGCCAAGAAGATGAAGTTCGTAAGTCTGATAAGAAAAAAGTGATGATCTTAGGTGGAGGCCCAAATCGTATTGGTCAAGGAATTGAATTTGATTATTGTTGTGTTCACGCTTCATTTGCTTTGAAAGAGTTGGGCTATGAGACGATCATGGTGAACTCAAATCCGGAAACGGTTTCCACCGATTACGATACCAGTGATAAACTTTTTTTTGAGCCGCTAACTTTGGAGGATGTGTTGCATATTTATGAGCGCGAACAATGTTGGGGAGTTATCGTTCAGTTTGGCGGGCAAACTCCTTTAAATTTAGCGACGGGGTTGGCAGCAAATGGAGTTAACATTTTGGGTACTTCGGTTGAAAACATTGAAGCAGCGGAAGATCGCAAATTATTTCAACAGATGTTGAAGCAGTTAAATTTAAAACAACCTCCTAACGAAACGATTACAAGCGAATCCGAAGCACTTCGAGCTGCTGAACGTGTGGGTTATCCCCTGCTCATGCGTCCTTCGTTTGTTCTCGGTGGACGCGCTATGCGAATTGTTTACAGCGATGAGGAAGTCAAAACTTACTTGAAAGAAGCTGTGGAAGTTTCTTCAGAGCGCCCGGTATTAATGGATCGTTTTTTAGAGGATGCAATCGAGGTAGATGTGGATTGTGTGAGTGATGGTGAAATAACTGTGATTGGTGCTGTCATGCAGCATATTGAACAAGCGGGTGTTCACTCCGGTGATAGTGCTTGCGTTATTCCGGCTTTCTCTTTGTCCGAAAAAGCGCTTAGAGAAATTCGTGAAGCTACAAAAAAAATGGCCCAGGCACTAAAGGTTAAGGGTTTGATGAATGTTCAATTCGCTGTTAAAGAAGATGAAATTTATGTTTTAGAGGTGAATCCTCGCGCTTCGCGAACGGTGCCTTTTGTGAGCAAGGCCATTGGAGTGCCTTTAGCAAAATTAGCTGCAAAAGTGATGGCTGGCCAATCATTGAAAAAACTTAAGTTTACTGAAGAAATTGTTCCTAAATATTTTTCTGTAAAAGAAGCGGTTTTTCCTTTTGCAAAATTTAAACAGGTTGACATTTTGCTTGGGCCTGAAATGAAATCTACGGGGGAAGTGATGGGTATGGACGATAGTTTAGGGATGGCTTATGCGAAGTCACAAATGGCTGCACAACCTGCTTTACCTGCTCAAGGAAAGGTATTTTTTGCAATTAATTCAAAAGATGAACCACAGCTCAGAACATTAGCTCAAAAATTGTTGGATCTTCATTTTTCGCTCTGTGCTTATGATGAGACTGCTGATTTTTTTGAAAAAAATAATATTCCTTTCCAACGATTGACCCACGCGAATCAAGGGAACTCGAGCGTTTTGGAATTGTTAAAGCAGGGTGAGATTTGTTTAATCATTAATACGCCATCCTCCTCGGTTCAACGACAGGAAGAAAGACAATTTCGCACGCTAGCTTATCATCGAAAAGTGCCAGTTATGACGACAATACCAGGAGCGCAAGCGGCGATTCATGGCATGACAGAATTAAAATATGCAAATTTTACTGTAAAAAGTTTGCAGGAATATTTTTAG
- the ruvA gene encoding Holliday junction branch migration protein RuvA, giving the protein MISYLNGKLVRSLPTMVEMELNGIGYNVLIPLSTYDKLPTPPAALKLLTHFHVREDAQILYGFATEEERSLFQLLINHVSGVGPKIALGVLSGISVTQFRAAVVNNDLQTLSRIKGLGKKTAEKMIVELRDKVGVSAAWEQASQDLALSPQAQRVNDAVLALIALGYKQIEAHRAIKQVQEKQPEALVEDLVREALKSL; this is encoded by the coding sequence ATGATCAGTTATCTTAATGGAAAACTTGTTCGATCTTTACCTACGATGGTAGAAATGGAACTCAACGGAATTGGTTACAACGTATTAATTCCCCTTTCTACTTACGATAAATTGCCCACTCCTCCTGCCGCCTTAAAATTGTTGACTCATTTTCATGTAAGAGAAGATGCCCAAATTCTTTACGGTTTTGCGACGGAAGAAGAGCGCTCTTTATTTCAACTTCTAATTAATCATGTGTCCGGTGTGGGACCTAAAATTGCTTTGGGTGTGTTGAGTGGTATTTCCGTCACTCAATTTCGAGCGGCGGTAGTGAATAATGATTTGCAAACACTTTCTCGCATTAAAGGATTGGGAAAAAAAACAGCCGAAAAAATGATCGTGGAACTGCGTGATAAAGTTGGCGTTTCAGCGGCGTGGGAGCAAGCATCCCAGGATTTAGCGCTTTCACCTCAAGCGCAAAGGGTCAATGATGCAGTTTTAGCTTTGATCGCTTTGGGCTATAAACAGATCGAAGCTCATCGGGCTATTAAACAAGTGCAAGAGAAGCAGCCTGAAGCTTTAGTTGAAGATTTGGTGCGTGAGGCGTTGAAAAGTCTTTAA
- the ruvB gene encoding Holliday junction branch migration DNA helicase RuvB, which produces MKGSKIDEFNQEEDSSLDLSLRPIDFSDFAGQEKIKERLEVLVQAAHSRQEPLEHLLFCGPPGLGKTTLANILSKAMNANLKTTSGPVIEKAGDLAGLLTNLERGDVLFIDEIHRLNMTIEEYLYPAMEDYRLDIIIDQGPNARSVRLNLPKFTLIGATTRAGMLSAPLRSRFGMVNRLDYYEAEDLQKVILRSSRILNIELDESGAKEIAQRSRGTPRIANNLLRWVRDYSSVKTASTITRDVADKALAMLEIDEDGLDEMDLRLLEALTQRFNGGPVGLNSLAVAVGEEAGTLEEVHEPYLIMQGFLKRTPQGRVATKRTYDKFGLKPSGRQQELF; this is translated from the coding sequence ATGAAAGGCAGTAAAATTGATGAGTTTAACCAAGAGGAAGATTCTTCTTTAGATCTTTCTTTACGGCCTATCGACTTTTCTGATTTTGCGGGTCAGGAAAAAATTAAGGAGCGTTTGGAGGTTTTAGTTCAAGCTGCTCATTCGCGCCAAGAACCTTTGGAACATCTTTTGTTTTGTGGACCTCCGGGTTTAGGAAAGACAACGTTGGCTAACATTTTATCAAAAGCGATGAATGCCAATCTTAAAACCACATCTGGCCCTGTGATTGAAAAAGCAGGCGATTTAGCCGGTTTGCTCACTAATTTGGAACGGGGAGATGTTTTGTTTATTGACGAAATTCATCGTCTCAATATGACGATTGAAGAATATCTTTATCCTGCAATGGAAGATTATCGTTTGGATATCATCATTGACCAAGGACCAAACGCGCGAAGTGTGCGATTGAATCTACCCAAATTTACTTTAATTGGCGCCACGACACGCGCGGGCATGTTAAGTGCTCCCCTACGCTCCCGTTTTGGTATGGTGAATCGTCTGGATTATTATGAAGCTGAAGATTTACAAAAAGTCATTCTTCGTTCTTCGCGAATTTTAAATATCGAGCTTGATGAAAGCGGCGCCAAAGAAATTGCACAACGTTCCCGAGGAACCCCGCGCATTGCCAATAACCTTTTGCGCTGGGTGCGCGATTATTCCTCAGTAAAAACAGCATCGACAATCACCCGTGATGTTGCTGACAAAGCCCTAGCCATGTTGGAAATTGATGAAGACGGTTTGGATGAAATGGATTTGCGACTTTTAGAAGCTTTAACGCAACGTTTCAATGGCGGACCGGTAGGCTTAAATTCTCTCGCGGTTGCGGTTGGTGAGGAAGCTGGAACTTTAGAAGAAGTGCATGAACCTTATCTCATCATGCAAGGATTTTTGAAACGCACGCCGCAAGGTCGAGTTGCGACCAAACGGACTTATGACAAATTTGGTTTAAAACCGTCTGGGCGACAACAAGAATTATTTTAA
- a CDS encoding mechanosensitive ion channel family protein encodes MNIDFSEAIQALKDMLDQVIARLPYVAVAFLVFILFLFFAKGVRTLVRRFSMRRRRHQNLGLVLGRLTQGLIIFVGLLVALVIALPTFKPGQLVQLLGLTGVAIGFAFRDVLQNFLAGIILLLTEPFRIEDQIKVDEFEGTVEDIQTRATIIRTYDGRRVVIPNSDLFTKSVMIHTAYEKRRIECEIGIGYGDDIDYAKGLIFQILRHFEGILQEPPPSILTVGLGESSVTLRVRWWITPPRRADALDARDQVIAEIKKNLLAHGVDLPFPTRHILFHDQTEDTDGDRSRQREGWPVGEKATPKSLSIARVLYKRIKQNKKVNNQ; translated from the coding sequence ATGAATATTGACTTTTCTGAAGCGATTCAAGCTTTGAAAGACATGTTGGACCAAGTCATCGCACGTTTGCCTTATGTAGCGGTGGCATTCCTTGTTTTTATTCTTTTTCTTTTTTTTGCCAAAGGCGTTCGCACACTGGTGAGACGGTTTTCGATGCGACGTCGCCGACACCAAAATCTGGGACTCGTTTTGGGTCGTCTTACCCAAGGATTAATTATTTTTGTAGGTCTATTAGTGGCTTTGGTGATTGCGCTTCCCACTTTTAAGCCTGGGCAACTCGTGCAATTATTAGGTCTTACAGGGGTGGCGATTGGATTTGCTTTTCGTGATGTGCTACAAAATTTTCTGGCGGGTATTATTTTATTGCTTACCGAACCTTTTCGTATCGAAGATCAGATTAAAGTTGATGAGTTTGAAGGCACAGTTGAAGATATTCAAACGCGCGCCACAATTATTCGCACTTATGATGGACGGCGAGTGGTCATTCCTAATTCAGATCTATTTACCAAGTCGGTTATGATTCATACTGCTTACGAAAAGCGTCGAATCGAATGTGAAATTGGTATTGGTTATGGTGATGATATTGATTATGCCAAAGGATTAATTTTTCAAATTCTGAGACATTTTGAAGGAATTTTACAAGAACCACCTCCTAGTATTTTGACTGTAGGTCTTGGAGAAAGTTCTGTCACATTGCGTGTTCGCTGGTGGATCACTCCACCTCGTCGAGCGGATGCGTTGGATGCACGTGATCAAGTCATTGCCGAGATTAAAAAAAATCTTTTGGCTCATGGGGTTGATTTGCCTTTTCCCACACGGCACATTTTATTTCATGATCAAACTGAGGATACTGATGGCGATCGATCGCGTCAGCGGGAGGGATGGCCAGTTGGGGAAAAAGCTACACCGAAATCGTTAAGCATTGCCAGGGTTTTATATAAGCGAATTAAACAAAATAAAAAGGTCAATAACCAATGA
- a CDS encoding AbrB/MazE/SpoVT family DNA-binding domain-containing protein: MKTIVSEKGQITIPKSLRMRLGLKSGTVLIFTEQKGKLIAEKKSSQDVFSQWQGKGHIPFGKTTDDYLKAIRDGNSR; encoded by the coding sequence ATGAAAACAATCGTGTCAGAGAAAGGGCAGATTACCATTCCTAAATCGTTGCGAATGCGTTTGGGTCTTAAGTCTGGCACCGTCCTTATCTTTACCGAGCAAAAAGGCAAATTAATCGCTGAAAAAAAGAGTAGCCAGGATGTTTTTTCTCAGTGGCAAGGAAAAGGTCACATCCCTTTTGGTAAAACAACCGATGATTACTTGAAGGCAATTCGCGATGGTAACAGCCGTTGA
- a CDS encoding DUF2254 domain-containing protein, translated as MKIRLQQLWISLRSSFWFIPALMVLGAGCLGVVLVELDTKIGANLVRFNARLFGASADGARGILTGVAGSMITVAGVTFSITIVALSLASSQYTSRVLRNFIRDRANQTVLGMFLSIFIYCLVVLRTIRGGSETFIPSVSVLVGIALGVVGIAFLIFFIHHITTSIQASHIICAIEQETKEVIDELYPEKVNQEEQFEKIEDFLKDKSWHEVLSQKTGYIQGIDREELIEWAEENNTIIRVLRGVGEFVMEGSALLSIANYEPSNGNPAFLNRYFGVAAYRTIEQDAAFGIRQLVDIALKALSPSVNDTTTAVTCIDYLGAILKRLIKRKIPCGIYLKNDEVRLLARSNTYQYFLDEAFHQIRQSGKDNTAVILRMFDSIYQMLDKEIISSRRRALIKHAHLIREISENNILFPHDRKIIQYRFQEVAQALRNH; from the coding sequence ATGAAAATAAGACTTCAGCAACTTTGGATTTCATTACGATCTAGCTTTTGGTTCATTCCTGCTCTGATGGTATTAGGCGCGGGTTGTTTAGGGGTAGTATTGGTGGAGTTAGATACAAAAATAGGTGCTAATTTGGTTCGATTTAATGCGCGACTTTTTGGAGCGAGTGCCGATGGAGCGCGAGGAATTTTAACCGGTGTGGCTGGTTCGATGATTACGGTGGCGGGAGTAACTTTTTCTATCACTATTGTTGCCTTATCTTTAGCCTCCAGCCAATACACCTCGCGTGTTTTACGCAATTTCATTCGCGATCGGGCTAATCAGACAGTTCTTGGCATGTTTTTAAGCATTTTTATTTATTGTCTTGTTGTGCTACGCACTATTCGAGGAGGCTCAGAAACGTTTATTCCTTCAGTTTCAGTGTTAGTAGGAATTGCACTGGGAGTAGTGGGAATTGCTTTTTTAATTTTTTTTATTCATCACATCACGACTTCGATTCAGGCGTCTCATATTATTTGCGCCATCGAACAGGAAACAAAAGAAGTAATTGATGAACTTTATCCTGAAAAAGTAAATCAGGAAGAACAGTTTGAAAAAATAGAGGATTTTTTAAAAGACAAATCCTGGCATGAAGTTCTTTCACAAAAAACCGGCTATATCCAAGGGATAGACAGGGAAGAGTTGATAGAATGGGCTGAAGAAAATAATACGATAATTCGTGTATTGCGAGGAGTTGGCGAGTTTGTGATGGAAGGGAGCGCTTTACTTTCCATAGCAAATTACGAACCCAGTAACGGGAATCCAGCATTTCTTAATCGCTACTTTGGTGTGGCAGCTTATCGAACCATTGAACAAGATGCAGCTTTTGGAATTCGCCAATTGGTAGACATCGCTTTAAAAGCTTTATCACCAAGTGTGAATGATACGACAACTGCGGTAACCTGTATCGATTATCTGGGCGCTATTCTTAAGCGGTTAATAAAAAGAAAAATTCCGTGTGGAATTTATCTAAAAAATGATGAAGTCCGACTTCTTGCGCGCTCTAATACTTACCAATATTTTTTAGATGAAGCATTTCATCAGATTCGACAGAGCGGTAAAGATAATACGGCCGTGATTTTAAGAATGTTTGATAGCATTTATCAAATGCTGGACAAAGAAATTATTTCATCACGTCGTCGTGCTTTAATAAAACATGCGCACTTAATACGAGAAATTTCCGAAAACAATATCCTATTTCCACATGATCGTAAGATAATTCAATACCGCTTTCAAGAAGTCGCTCAAGCATTGCGAAATCATTAA
- the secA gene encoding preprotein translocase subunit SecA: MTWFIKKILGTKNQREIRKLMPFVAKINEIEKTYYSLSDDQLRAKTEEFKQRHQSGETLDALLPEAFAVVKNACRRFTQAKRRILVRGQELTWEMVPFDVQLLGGMVLHQGKIAEMATGEGKTLVATLPTYLNALTGRGVHVVTVNDYLAQRDSEWMGEVYRFLGLTVGCIQHDMSSAERREQYACDITYGTNTEFGFDYLRDNGMASRAEDQVQRGHYFTIVDEVDSILIDEARTPLIISGPVTVASNFQFEKFKPAIERLVREQTTLCNRFAADAKTAFEKNDITTAGGALYRVKTGMPNNKQLLKMLEEPELRRALEDFETNLYADTRREELYRIKEELYFTIDAKNNDADLSAKGRTSLSPNDPDAFVVPDLLTQMHDINSDPNRSREEKDKLVQEAQTNFDQSTDRIHTISQLLRAYCTLEKDVQYVVQDNKVMIVDEFTGRVLPGRRWSDGLHQAVEAKEGVRIDRETQTLATITIQNYFRLYQKLAGMTGTAETEANEFHDIYKLSVVVIPPNRICVRNDGNDSIYKTRREKYNAIVNEVKEAHAKKQPLLIGTVSVEASELLSRMLKREGIIHNVLNAKFHQQEAEIVARAGQAGAVTIATNMAGRGTDIKLGLGVAELGGLRVIGTERHEARRIDRQLRGRCARQGDPGSSKFFISFEDELMRNFADSRKLALWMTKLGMKDNEELEHPLLNRSVENAQKRVEQRNYTIRKHTLQYDDVMNQQRMIVYDFRNEILHTTHPRQQVFEVIEEVLKNHAEEKFSDSESGSENFLEWVNRTFPINLSRQQLDSFSEEAALTKYCLEQIEKSYDLKTKFEEPNATQTLERFMILGALDRLWQEHLYAMDGLRTSIGLRAYGQKDPLLEYKQEAFSMFEEMMREMKEEIASNLFRSTASLTAFEQFLAALPQRFVHEESSALGGPSTANPDPSTSTSSDIVSETIAQVAQPVRRAMPKVGRNDPCPCGSGKKYKNCCGL; the protein is encoded by the coding sequence ATGACCTGGTTTATTAAAAAAATTCTTGGAACAAAAAATCAGCGAGAAATTCGCAAGCTGATGCCATTTGTGGCAAAGATTAATGAAATCGAAAAAACCTATTACTCTTTATCAGATGATCAACTGCGCGCAAAAACTGAAGAATTTAAACAGCGCCATCAGTCCGGTGAAACGTTAGACGCGTTACTTCCAGAAGCTTTTGCTGTGGTAAAAAATGCTTGTCGCCGCTTTACTCAAGCCAAACGTCGTATTTTGGTTCGCGGCCAAGAATTAACCTGGGAAATGGTTCCTTTCGATGTGCAATTACTAGGCGGCATGGTGCTTCATCAAGGTAAAATCGCTGAAATGGCAACAGGCGAAGGTAAAACTTTAGTGGCCACACTTCCCACTTATCTCAATGCTTTAACGGGTCGCGGTGTGCATGTGGTGACTGTAAATGATTACCTAGCTCAACGTGATAGCGAGTGGATGGGCGAAGTTTATCGTTTTTTGGGGTTAACGGTAGGTTGCATTCAACATGACATGTCTTCTGCTGAGCGGCGCGAGCAGTATGCTTGTGATATCACTTACGGAACCAATACCGAATTTGGTTTTGATTATCTGCGCGATAATGGGATGGCCTCGCGCGCGGAAGATCAAGTGCAACGTGGCCATTATTTCACCATCGTCGATGAAGTAGATAGTATTCTGATCGACGAAGCGCGCACCCCTTTAATTATCTCTGGACCCGTCACGGTGGCTTCCAATTTCCAATTTGAAAAATTTAAACCTGCTATTGAACGATTGGTTCGCGAACAAACCACACTTTGCAACCGTTTCGCTGCAGATGCCAAAACTGCTTTTGAAAAAAACGATATTACCACAGCAGGAGGCGCGCTTTATCGAGTTAAAACCGGCATGCCCAATAATAAACAGCTTCTCAAAATGTTGGAGGAGCCGGAACTGCGTCGCGCCCTAGAAGATTTTGAAACGAATCTTTACGCTGACACGCGTCGCGAAGAGCTTTATCGCATTAAAGAAGAACTCTACTTTACCATCGATGCAAAAAATAACGACGCGGATCTTTCTGCCAAAGGTCGCACTTCTTTGAGTCCTAACGATCCCGATGCTTTTGTTGTCCCCGATCTTTTGACCCAGATGCACGATATCAATAGCGATCCCAACCGATCACGCGAAGAAAAAGATAAATTGGTACAAGAAGCTCAAACCAATTTTGATCAGTCCACTGATCGCATTCATACTATTTCACAATTACTACGCGCTTACTGCACTTTGGAAAAAGATGTTCAATACGTTGTGCAAGATAACAAAGTGATGATTGTTGACGAATTTACTGGTCGCGTTTTACCCGGCCGCCGTTGGAGCGATGGTTTACATCAAGCCGTAGAAGCCAAGGAAGGCGTAAGAATTGATCGCGAAACGCAAACGCTTGCAACTATAACGATCCAAAATTATTTTCGCCTCTATCAAAAACTTGCTGGCATGACCGGAACGGCAGAAACCGAAGCCAATGAATTTCATGACATTTACAAATTAAGCGTGGTAGTCATTCCACCTAATCGAATTTGCGTTCGCAATGATGGTAACGATTCTATTTATAAAACGCGGCGTGAAAAATATAATGCCATTGTGAACGAAGTTAAAGAAGCGCATGCCAAAAAACAGCCTCTTCTTATCGGCACAGTTTCAGTAGAAGCGTCCGAACTGCTTTCACGCATGCTCAAGCGAGAAGGCATTATTCATAATGTGTTAAATGCTAAATTCCATCAACAAGAAGCGGAGATTGTGGCGCGCGCGGGTCAGGCCGGTGCAGTAACCATTGCCACGAACATGGCGGGTCGTGGAACGGATATTAAATTAGGCCTTGGTGTGGCGGAATTAGGCGGGTTACGAGTTATCGGAACAGAACGTCATGAAGCACGCCGTATTGATCGACAATTACGCGGACGTTGCGCGCGTCAAGGTGATCCTGGTTCTTCTAAATTTTTTATCTCTTTTGAAGACGAACTCATGCGCAACTTTGCTGATTCTCGAAAGCTAGCGCTTTGGATGACCAAATTGGGCATGAAAGATAATGAGGAGTTGGAACATCCCCTGCTCAATCGCAGCGTGGAAAATGCGCAAAAACGTGTTGAACAACGCAATTACACCATTCGCAAACACACGTTGCAGTATGACGATGTTATGAATCAGCAGCGCATGATTGTTTACGATTTTCGTAACGAGATTCTTCACACCACTCATCCTCGCCAACAAGTTTTTGAAGTGATAGAAGAAGTGCTTAAAAATCATGCTGAAGAAAAATTTTCTGATTCCGAATCCGGTTCAGAGAATTTCTTGGAATGGGTCAATCGCACTTTTCCCATCAACCTTTCGCGTCAACAGCTTGATTCTTTTTCTGAAGAGGCGGCTTTGACGAAATACTGCTTGGAGCAAATCGAAAAATCTTATGATTTAAAAACGAAATTTGAAGAACCTAATGCTACTCAAACATTAGAGCGTTTTATGATTCTAGGCGCTTTAGATCGTTTATGGCAGGAGCATCTCTATGCCATGGATGGATTGCGCACTAGCATTGGTCTACGCGCTTATGGTCAAAAAGATCCGCTTTTGGAATATAAACAAGAAGCCTTTTCGATGTTCGAAGAAATGATGCGCGAAATGAAAGAGGAAATCGCATCGAACCTCTTCCGATCAACAGCAAGCTTGACGGCCTTTGAGCAATTTTTAGCCGCTTTACCCCAACGTTTTGTTCATGAAGAAAGTTCGGCTCTAGGCGGACCTTCTACCGCTAATCCTGATCCTTCAACCTCCACTTCCTCCGATATTGTTTCTGAAACCATTGCTCAAGTGGCTCAACCGGTTCGTCGCGCCATGCCAAAAGTAGGTCGCAACGATCCCTGCCCTTGTGGTAGTGGTAAGAAATATAAAAATTGTTGTGGATTGTAA
- a CDS encoding type II toxin-antitoxin system VapC family toxin, with product MVTAVDTSVLLDVLTNHSSFAEVSKSALRQAFQEGSLIVNETVIAELSPALSASQFRHFLDDWELNFVPSSLESALLAGEMFRYYIKQGGKRDRVLPDLLIGAHAQKHANRLLARDRGYFKNYFKHLKVWDPSLK from the coding sequence ATGGTAACAGCCGTTGATACATCGGTTTTATTAGACGTTTTAACGAATCATTCTTCGTTTGCCGAAGTTTCTAAGTCGGCACTGAGACAAGCGTTTCAAGAAGGTTCTTTAATTGTTAATGAAACCGTCATTGCAGAATTGTCCCCTGCCCTATCGGCTTCACAATTTCGTCATTTTCTTGATGATTGGGAATTGAATTTTGTTCCATCTTCATTGGAAAGCGCTTTACTGGCTGGAGAAATGTTTCGTTACTATATCAAGCAAGGCGGCAAACGAGACCGTGTTTTGCCCGATCTTTTGATCGGCGCTCACGCCCAAAAACATGCCAATCGATTACTAGCTCGTGATCGAGGTTATTTTAAAAATTATTTTAAACATTTAAAAGTGTGGGATCCTTCGTTAAAGTGA